The Chryseobacterium geocarposphaerae genome has a window encoding:
- a CDS encoding LOG family protein, translating into MEMNERDESLVNLEFDINETKLHNSLKQKKWDETITKDSWMVFKVMAEFVDGYEKLAKIGPCVSIFGSARLKPESKYYQMAVDIAEKITKIGFGIITGGGPGIMEAGNKGSFNAKGISIGLNIDLPFEQHFNPYINKSYSMNFDYFFVRKVMFVKYSQGFVVMPGGFGTLDELTEALTLIQTKKIGRFPIVLVGTEFWSGLLDWFKATLLKEGMISEGDLDLYRVVDTADEAVAHIKAFYDKYSVNVNF; encoded by the coding sequence ATGGAAATGAATGAAAGAGATGAAAGTCTGGTAAATCTGGAATTTGATATTAATGAAACTAAATTACACAACAGTTTAAAACAAAAAAAATGGGATGAAACCATTACGAAAGACAGCTGGATGGTCTTTAAAGTAATGGCTGAATTTGTAGACGGCTACGAAAAACTGGCTAAAATAGGACCTTGTGTATCTATCTTTGGTTCGGCAAGATTAAAGCCGGAGAGCAAGTATTATCAGATGGCAGTAGATATTGCTGAAAAGATTACCAAAATAGGTTTCGGAATCATTACCGGAGGCGGACCTGGGATTATGGAAGCAGGAAATAAAGGCTCTTTTAATGCTAAAGGCATATCTATTGGCCTCAATATTGATCTCCCTTTCGAACAGCATTTCAATCCTTATATCAACAAATCGTACTCCATGAATTTCGATTACTTCTTTGTAAGAAAAGTAATGTTTGTAAAATATTCTCAGGGATTCGTAGTGATGCCGGGTGGATTCGGGACCTTGGATGAGCTTACGGAAGCCTTAACCCTGATTCAGACTAAAAAAATAGGAAGATTCCCGATTGTATTAGTGGGAACGGAATTTTGGAGCGGATTATTAGATTGGTTCAAGGCAACACTTTTAAAAGAAGGAATGATTTCTGAAGGCGACCTGGATCTCTACAGGGTTGTAGATACGGCGGACGAAGCGGTCGCACATATCAAAGCTTTCTACGATAAGTATTCTGTAAACGTAAATTTCTAA